A genomic window from Scomber scombrus chromosome 18, fScoSco1.1, whole genome shotgun sequence includes:
- the shmt1 gene encoding serine hydroxymethyltransferase, cytosolic — protein MSLTNSNSVSKETWESHNKMMLEPLANNDSEVFSIIKKEKHRQKYGLELIASENFASRAVLEALGSCMNNKYSEGYPGQRYYGGTEHVDELERLCQKRALEAFGLESEKWGVNVQPYSGSPANFAVYAAIVEPHGRIMGLDLPDGGHLTHGFMTEKKKISATSIFFESMPYKVNPETGYIDYDRLQENAKLFHPKLIIAGTSCYSRNIDYARMKQIANENGAYLMGDMAHISGLVAAGVVPSPFEYCDIVTTTTHKTLRGCRSGVIFYRKGVRSVDAKGKETLFNLESLINQSVFPGLQGGPHNHAIAGVAVALKQAMTPEFKAYQLQVLANCKALSSALIDHGYKIVTGGSDNHLILLDLRSKGSDGGRAEKVLEACAIACNKNTCPGDKSALRPSGLRFGSPALTSRGLVEQDFKKVAEFIHRAIELTLEVQRSLDPKAPLREFTQALAQGEKFQQRVAEIKAEVETFAGTFAMPGLPEL, from the exons ATGTCTTTGACAAACAGCAACAGCGTGAGCAAAGAAACATGGGAGTCGCACAACAAGATGATGTTGGAGCCTCTGGCCAACAATGACTCTGAG GTGTTCTCCATCATCAAGAAAGAGAAGCACAGGCAGAAGTACGGTCTGGAGCTGATAGCGTCCGAGAACTTTGCCAGCAGAGCTGTTCTTGAGGCTCTGGGTTCCTGTATGAACAACAAGTACTCTGAAGGATACCCTGGACAGAG gtactATGGTGGTACAGAGCATGTTGACGAGCTGGAGAGACTCTGCCAGAAAAGGGCGCTGGAGGCCTTTGGTCTGGAATCAGAGAAATGGGGTGTCAATGTGCAGCCATACTCAG GTTCGCCGGCCAACTTTGCCGTCTATGCCGCCATTGTGGAGCCCCATGGCAGGATCATGGGACTGGACCTTCCTGACGGAGGTCACCTGACACATGGCTTCATgactgaaaagaagaaaatctcaGCGACCTCAATCTTCTTTGAGTCCATGCCTTATAAG GTTAATCCAGAAACTGGCTACATTGACTATGACAGACTGCAAGAAAACGCAAAGCTGTTCCACCCAAAACTCATCATTGCAG gAACGAGCTGCTATTCCCGCAACATTGACTACGCCCGCATGAAGCAGATCGCTAATGAGAACGGTGCATATCTGATGGGAGACATGGCTCACATCAGTGGATTGGTGGCAGCTGGAGTTGTGCCCTCGCCCTTCGAGTACTGTGACATTGTTACCACGACAACACACAAGACGCTGCGTGGCTGCCGATCTGGAGTTATATTCTACAGGAAAG GTGTGCGGAGCGTGGATGCAAAGGGAAAGGAGACTCTGTTCAACCTGGAGTCTTTGATCAATCAGTCTGTGTTTCCCGGGCTGCAGGGAGGACCACACAACCACGCCATCGCAG GTGTTGCTGTAGCTCTCAAACAGGCCATGACACCAGAGTTCAAGGCCTACCAGTTGCAGGTTCTTGCAAACTGCAAAGCTCTGTCCAGCGCCCTCATTGACCACGGTTACAAGATTGTCACTG gcgGCTCTGACAACCATCTGATCCTGCTGGACCTGCGTAGCaaaggaagtgatggaggacgaGCTGAGAAGGTTCTGGAGGCCTGTGCTATTGCTTGTAATAAGAACACCTGTCCAG GGGATAAGAGTGCTTTGCGCCCCAGTGGTCTGAGGTTCGGCTCTCCAGCTCTGACTTCCAGAGGTTTGGTGGAACAAGATTTCAAGAAAGTGGCCGAGTTCATTCACAGAG CCATCGAGCTGACTTTGGAGGTGCAGAGAAGCCTGGATCCCAAAGCCCCTCTGAGGGAGTTCACTCAGGCTCTTGCCCAGGGAGAGAAGTTCCAGCAGCGGGTTGCTGAGATCAAGGCAGAGGTGGAGACTTTCGCTGGTACTTTCGCCATGCCTGGCCTGCCTGAGCTGTAG
- the pdap1b gene encoding pdgfa associated protein 1b: protein MPKGGKKGGHKGRMRTYTSPEEIDAQMKAEKERKKDEEEGAAQTDVAEDKLTASGSEDSDDEGSQRRRAGVEGLIEIENPNRVAQKSKKVTHIELDEPKQLSRREREEIEKQKAKERYMKMHLAGKTDQAKADLARLAIVRKQREEAAKKKEGEKKAKDAKEAAAAAARGMNSLSLK, encoded by the exons ATGCCCAAAGGAG GCAAGAAAGGTGGCCACAAGGGTCGCATGCGGACGTACACCAGCCCAGAGGAGATAGACGCCCAGATGAaggcagagaaggagaggaaaaag gatgAAGAAGAGGGTGCAGCTCAGACTGACGTGGCGGAGGACAAGCTAACGGCATCGGGATCAGAAGACAGCGATGATGAAGGTTCCCAG AGGAGGAGAGCGGGCGTGGAGGGCTTGATAGAAATCGAGAACCCCAACAGAGTAGCTCAGAAATCCAAGAAGGTGACGCACATCGAGCTGGATGAGCCCAAGCAGCTATCAAGAAGAGaaag AGAGGAGATTGAGAAACAGAAAGCGAAAGAGCGTTACATGAAGATGCACTTGGCAGGGAAGACGGACCAGGCCAAAGCTGACCTCGCTCGCCTCGCCATCgtcagaaaacagagagaggaggctgcaaaaaagaaagaaggggagaaaaaag CAAAAGATGcaaaagaagcagcagcagcagcggctaGAGGAATGAACTCCCTCTCATTGAAATGA
- the atp5mf gene encoding ATP synthase subunit f, mitochondrial: MADRPVPVIEKRLMEVKLGELGTWLGGRDFTPNGIIAAVRRGHDRYYNKYINVKKGGIGGVAMLLVGYVSLSYLWEYDHIKHDRSRKYH; this comes from the exons ATGGCGGATAGACCAG TTCCCGTAATTGAGAAGCGGCTGATGGAGGTGAAACTGGGCGAGCTGGGAACCTGGCTCGGAGGTCGGGACTTCACCCCCAATGGCATCATCGCAGCCGTCCGCAGGG GCCACGACAGATACTACAACAAGTACATTAACGTGAAGAAGGGAGGCATCGGTGGTGTAGCTATGCTTCTGGTTGGTTACGTGTCCCTCAGCTACCTGTGGGAATACGACCACATCA AGCACGATCGCTCGAGGAAGTACCACTGA
- the smcr8a gene encoding guanine nucleotide exchange protein smcr8a — MIGSPDLVAFTKEDEYGQTSPDPWALPEEFSVPLYPLADSNPWAKTSYAKFTKDFILISEFSEQVGPQPLLTIPDDPKICGTFDLNYFSLRIMSVDYQASFVGHPPGSGYPRLSFVEDSRVVLGDSKEGAFAYVHHLTLYDLEARGFVRPFCMAYVSADERKIMLQFQELSLRFSQASECLKAGNRRAFAKELQRKLRDLEYTHSVLQREEGLQREAGPQRMYSAHAVEKANELANVEKSIYEHRDLLKQISLYNRRPRRDPHAVTCQKCMSECLSECEALLDKYAKLANPFSYNNKGEKREEGQADGGGGDGEGDEEEDESVKRRPSYTPQLIKAKSAKCFDKRLKTLLELCENTFYSATVELLKETERSFRGDLCYLHTRRLDRALCRKQRITNFLFEEDLGDDDEDEGRTLRPFCAVNHAVDNYSLLNPPPIVLGPDHLELDSLEPPDPLDPASETSHTQESELGLRESHLESSPSDQTLETQESSEETKGSFSSDKSGLGQSERQQNLAGMKSEAPDPDPDSDLTPDPDHNTDMERESSSEETETTAGDDEGDNKEDQTPTSLLEVVSGLEASREDVCEGEAEEVSDLLVQIDTACCMAQEGFLYEASAPEAVPRLSQNSHPQPLSQTLVVNQEPQAQIPLQDDYTVGSPCSESPAAGLELPVGLLGDAVSRTSVEDGWDCTMSASTGSDRAASPLGYGGTVTLRQRKKAGQGALRFVRQYPFAMQALWCLLSGRTLVVLGADEGRVRRLVAALALFVPSPGKCGERIQAWLSCPFTLTDLQRWKLIGLQRVASPVGSSMLYSLSRYSRYISILDADQKTLRCPPYRGQLLANIADHRTYIRRGSTYFLHVQSTLCRLAAKAFLFTFTHHLHLPVSSTEGPEGLEGRRCCFLQEQLGLGEEDSHILLYLSQLITHQYLQPANRSSATAPCFSFNYSTSVLYKI, encoded by the exons GCATCATGTCAGTGGATTACCAGGCCTCCTTCGTGGGGCATCCACCCGGCAGCGGCTACCCAAGGCTCAGCTTTGTGGAGGACTCCAGGGTGGTGCTGGGCGACTCAAAGGAGGGGGCGTTCGCCTACGTCCACCACCTTACGCTTTACGACCTGGAAGCGAGGGGCTTTGTGCGACCGTTCTGCATGGCGTATGTTTCAGCAGATGAGAGGAAGATCATGCTGCAGTTCCAAGAGCTGTCCCTCCGCTTCTCGCAGGCCTCTGAGTGTCTGAAGGCTGGAAACAGAAGAGCCTTCGCCAAGGAACTGCAGAGGAAGCTCCGAGACCTGGA GTACACTCACTCGGTgctgcagagggaggagggtCTGCAGAGAGAGGCGGGCCCTCAGCGCATGTACTCCGCTCACGCCGTGGAGAAGGCCAACGAGCTTGCCAACGTGGAAAAGAGCATCTATGAACACAGAGACCTGTTGAAACAGATCAGCTTGTACAATCGCCGCCCGCGCCGGGACCCTCACGCCGTCACCTGCCAGAAGTGTATGTCCGAGTGCTTGAGCGAGTGCGAGGCGCTGCTGGACAAATACGCCAAGCTTGCCAACCCCTTCAGTTACAACAACAAaggggagaagagggaggagggtcAGGCTGAtggtggaggaggtgatggagaagGGGACGAGGAAGAGGACGAGAGCGTTAAACGTAGGCCGTCCTACACGCCACAGCTGATCAAAGCTAAGTCCGCCAAGTGTTTTGACAAGCGCCTCAAGACACTCCTAGAGCTGTGTGAAAACACTTTCTACAGCGCCACCGTGGAGCTCCTGAAGGAGACGGAGAGGAGTTTCCGAGGCGACTTGTGCTACCTGCACACACGCCGCCTGGACAGGGCGCTATGCAGGAAACAGAGAATTaccaacttcctgtttgaggaAGACCTCGGTGATGACGATGAGGACGAAGGGAGAACACTCAGACCATTCTGTGCTGTGAACCATGCCGTAGACAACTACTCACTCTTAAACCCTCCTCCTATAGTGCTGGGGCCAGATCATTTAGAGCTCGACTCTTTGGAGCCACCGGACCCGTTAGACCCAGCCTCCGAGACCAGCCATACTCAGGAGAGTGAGCTTGGGCTTAGGGAGAGCCACCTGGAGTCTTCCCCTTCAGACCAGACTCTGGAGACCCAGGAGAGTTCGGAGGAGACCAAAGGCAGCTTTAGCAGTGACAAGAGCGGGCTGGGACAATCCGAGAGGCAACAGAATCTGGCTGGTATGAAGTCAGAAGctcctgatcctgatcctgacTCTGATTTGACACCGGACCCAGACCATAACACTGACATGGAGAGGGAGAGCAGCAGTGAGGAGACGGAGACCACTGCAGGAGATGATGAGGGTGACAACAAAGAAGACCAGACGCCCACCTCTTTACTGGAAGTGGTCTCTGGGCTGGAGGCCAGCAGGGAGgatgtgtgtgagggagaaGCTGAGGAGGTGTCTGATCTGCTGGTTCAAATAGACACGGCATGCTGTATGGCCCAAGAGGGTTTCCTTTATGAGGCTTCTGCACCAGAAGCAGTGCCTCGCCTGAGCCAAAACTCCCACCCACAGCCCCTCTCTCAAACGCTGGTGGTCAACCAGGAGCCCCAGGCCCAGATTCCACTCCAGGACGACTATACTGTGGGTTCCCCGTGCTCAGAAAGCCCCGCAGCTGGGCTGGAGCTGCCTGTGGGGCTCCTGGGAGATGCTGTTTCCCGCACCTCAGTGGAGGATGGGTGGGACTGTACCATGAGTGCTTCTACAGGGTCTGACCGGGCTGCCTCACCGCTCGGCTACGGAGGGACAGTGACCCTGCGTCAGAGGAAGAAGGCTGGACAAGGAGCCTTGAGGTTTGTGCGACAGTACCCGTTTGCCATGCAAGCTCTGTGGTGTCTGCTGAGTGGAAGGACCCTGGTGGTGCTCGGGGCAGATGAGGGGAGGGTCCGCCGCCTGGTTGCTGCTCTGGCCCTCTTCGTGCCCAGTCCTGGGAAGTGTGGTGAGAGGATTCAAGCTTGGCTGTCCTGCCCATTCACCCTTACTGACCTGCAGAGGTGGAAACTCATTGGATTGCAACG aGTGGCATCCCCTGTGGGCTCCAGCATGCTTTATTCGCTGTCCCGCTACAGTCGCTACATCTCCATCCTGGATGCAGACCAGAAGACCTTGCGCTGTCCACCATATCGCGGCCAACTTCTTGCCAACATAGCCGACCACCGCACCTACATCCGCCGTGGTTCCACCTACTTCCTTCACGTGCAGAGCACTCTCTGTCGCCTGGCAGCCAAGGCCTTCCTGTTTACCTTCACCCACCACCTGCACCTGCCGGTGAGCTCTACGGAGGGTCCAGAGGGCCTGGAGGGCCGACGCTGCTGCTTCCTGCAGGAGCAGCTGGGGCTGGGGGAGGAGGACAGCCACATACTGCTCTACCTCAGCCAGCTCATCACTCATCAGTACCTACAGCCTGCCAACAGGAGCAGTGCAACAGCACcttgttttagttttaactACAGCACCAGCGTTTTATACAAAATCTAA
- the bud31 gene encoding protein BUD31 homolog has protein sequence MPKVKRSRKPPPDGWELIEPTLDELDQKMREAETEPHEGKRKVESLWPIFRLHHQRSRYIYDLFYKRKAISRELYEYCIKEGYADKNLIAKWKKQGYENLCCLRCIQTRDTNFGTNCICRVPKSKLEVGRIIECTHCGCRGCSG, from the exons atgCCCAAAGTAAAGAGGAGTCGGAAGCCGCCTCCAGACGGCTGGGAGCTCATTGAGCCCACTTTGGACGAGCTGGATCAGAAAATGAGAGAAG CTGAAACAGAGCCTCACGAGGGGAAGCGAAAGGTGGAATCCCTCTGGCCAATTTTCCGACTGCACCATCAGCGGAGTCGATACATCTATGACCTCTTCTACAAAAGGAAAGCCATCAGCAGAG AGCTGTATGAGTACTGTATAAAGGAGGGCTATGCAGACAAGAACCTGATCGCCAAGTGGAAGAAACAGGGCTACGAGAACCTGTGCTGCCTGCGTTGCATCCAAACACGAGACACCAACTTTGGAACCAACTGCATCTGCAGAGTCCCCAAGAGCAAGCTGGAAGTC ggaCGGATCATTGAATGCACCCACTGTGGATGCAGAGGATGCTCTGGCTGA
- the cpsf4 gene encoding cleavage and polyadenylation specificity factor subunit 4: MQDLLATVDHIKFDLEIAVEQQLGAQPLPFPGMDKSGSAVCEFFMRAACIKGGMCPFRHISGEKTVVCKHWLRGLCKKGDQCEFLHEYDMTKMPECYFYSKFGECSNKECPFLHIDPESKIKDCPWYDRGFCKHGPDCRHRHTRRVICVNYLVGFCPEGKSCKFMHPRFELPMGASEQPPLPQQAQNQTKPVPTIGRSSLSLIQLTNSSPGQRPQNHMMNTGMQQNNMGSNRGPRPLDQVTCYKCGEKGHYANKCTKGHLAFLSGQ, encoded by the exons ATGCAGGATTTACTGGCCACCGTGGATCACATCAAGTTTGATCTGGAGATCGCTGTGGAGCAGCAGCTGGGGGCACAGCCGCTACCCTTCCCCGGCATGGACA AGTCCGgctctgctgtgtgtgagtTCTTCATGAGAGCAGCGTgtataaaag GCGGGATGTGTCCGTTCCGTCACATCAGCGGAGAGAAGACGGTGGTGTGTAAGCACTGGCTCAGAGGACTGTGTAAGAAGGGAGACCAGTGCGAGTTTCTCCACGAGTACGACATGACCAAGATGCCCGAATGCTACTTCTACTCTAAGTTTG GTGAGTGCAGCAACAAGGAATGTCCGTTCCTGCACATCGATCCAGAGTCAAAGATCAAAGACTGTCCCTGGTACGACCGAGGCTTCTGCAAACACG GTCCCGACtgcaggcacagacacacaagaagGGTGATCTGTGTGAATTACCTGGTTGGCTTCTGTCCAGAAGGAAAATCCTGTAAATTTATGCA TCCTCGTTTCGAGTTACCCATGGGTGCTTCTGAACAGCCTCCTCTACCGCAACAAGCCCAGAACCAGACAAAG CCCGTGCCCACCATCGGACGCTCCTCGCTCTCTCTAATCCAGTTGACCAACTCCAGTCCAGGTCAGCGGCCGCAAAACCACATGATGAACACCGGCATGCAGCAAAATAACATGGGTTCCAACAGAGGGCCTCGACCGCTGGACCAGGTCACCTGCTACAAG TGTGGAGAGAAGGGTCACTATGCCAACAAATGCACCAAAGGCCACCTGGCATTCCTGAGCGGACAGTAA